A window of Methanolobus sediminis contains these coding sequences:
- a CDS encoding type IV pilin N-terminal domain-containing protein — protein sequence MSKANQFLNEDAVSPVIGVILMVAITVILAAVIAAFVFGMGPPEQAPQASIRASATEVTVGANDYSIVQLEHQGGDEVTLTTSATKFSVGGTGAIYGDVQDYFTAGDRLYIGTYGNGTYTVANTTAGTNAAANIGNSTETVDITIIDVGSQQMIADLSVRF from the coding sequence ATGAGCAAAGCAAACCAATTCTTAAATGAGGATGCAGTATCCCCGGTCATCGGTGTTATCCTGATGGTCGCAATCACTGTAATCCTTGCTGCAGTTATTGCAGCATTCGTATTCGGCATGGGACCACCAGAACAGGCACCACAGGCAAGTATTAGAGCAAGTGCAACTGAAGTAACGGTAGGAGCTAATGATTATTCAATCGTTCAGCTTGAACATCAGGGCGGAGACGAAGTTACACTTACAACATCAGCTACCAAGTTTAGTGTTGGTGGAACAGGAGCAATATATGGCGACGTGCAGGACTACTTCACTGCAGGAGACCGTCTCTACATTGGGACATATGGTAACGGCACTTATACAGTTGCAAACACAACAGCTGGTACAAACGCTGCCGCAAACATTGGCAATTCAACCGAGACTGTTGATATAACCATCATTGATGTCGGAAGCCAGCAGATGATTGCTGACCTGAGCGTCAGGTTCTAA
- a CDS encoding FlaD/FlaE family flagellar protein gives MSELPWENKKIAEIMSSVEDEQSSVNASGEKKKSAPPIPDILANAFADIPMEEAKIEVSEENPSSTKAGALQTAFPSFGDLPDLSVLGSTPPNAPFSEEKEAPLEMPPFMNSPPNTDELDIVSPLDQSSGSSPVMEIPAKKRSPPPLFEPFINSDEPSGLSSPEIGESLPFVPESNQSQSFASQVQTPLFPKPDHFPSAGSVEFNPFESTPVNVPSADPFAPAGVPVESNPFESTSRDVPPGNLFSSAGGPVESNPFASSPGAVPPADPFASAGSPVASNPFEPTPGVFQSQNPFGDQVASDAGSFEKNTPSQKLPVKLPIDMGSFKKNLEGISGITRGFLKNLTKGKSLIERMEDMRGEVDIAESLRDTAESKPEITSSASPFDANPFESSENNVDSSPFSSPFAENEKVVEENAKVSVDPFIENKDDGTVSSIRQVTPIENPIMEMKEEYLLDSDDFGNDDSIGAFTMASFPDNMPKSDKRFILEHNQDSLSEETEPEVEACIENEVSDVSESMSVQEKTSSTSGMELSKKVFTKELKEIKSTTDKKFENLEGDLGGLKTSLNDMNLQFSSMHSEVEDFSNRISEITESVASAVNSSENILSQTNSRFDLVDGKVSQVETRISEFDSSIGMLNSDTASMKTNMSQIEENISELVGSYMALLAQLHESLQENESKFAILTELSSKIDSFGPRVELIEKMQEESRSTSKEFSRSISSMVDNLGKVSSEFQEFREESEQKNTAVLEKIDSLTEYMESELKKLGARSYKGFGQNVHLSNIVKNSSNMKLCMEWLEFLMELVGRNNLPDILSYYEELGWITEKVRMELLHYAEGIDFYMEKPDWKLTPDDHVKSIWFIESLAGMKVDKNRLSVIERDIEKVKKGSEIYGI, from the coding sequence ATGAGTGAACTTCCATGGGAGAATAAAAAGATAGCAGAGATTATGTCTTCTGTTGAAGATGAGCAATCTTCTGTGAACGCATCCGGCGAAAAAAAGAAATCTGCACCACCGATTCCCGACATACTGGCAAATGCTTTTGCCGACATACCAATGGAAGAGGCAAAAATAGAGGTATCTGAGGAAAATCCATCCTCAACAAAGGCAGGGGCACTACAAACAGCTTTTCCTTCATTTGGTGATCTTCCTGACCTTTCGGTATTAGGTAGCACTCCTCCAAATGCTCCTTTTTCAGAGGAAAAAGAAGCTCCCCTGGAGATGCCGCCATTTATGAACTCACCACCAAATACAGATGAGTTAGATATAGTCTCACCTTTGGACCAATCATCTGGATCCTCGCCTGTTATGGAAATTCCTGCAAAGAAAAGATCACCTCCTCCATTATTTGAACCTTTTATCAACTCAGACGAACCATCCGGACTATCTTCTCCTGAAATAGGGGAATCCTTACCTTTTGTTCCTGAATCAAATCAGTCCCAATCATTTGCTTCACAGGTACAGACTCCACTGTTTCCAAAGCCTGATCACTTTCCCTCTGCTGGTTCTGTAGAATTCAATCCCTTTGAATCCACTCCTGTCAATGTTCCATCTGCTGATCCTTTTGCTCCTGCAGGTGTCCCTGTAGAATCCAATCCCTTTGAGTCCACTTCTAGGGATGTTCCACCTGGCAATCTTTTTTCTTCCGCTGGTGGTCCGGTAGAATCTAATCCCTTCGCATCTAGTCCTGGTGCTGTTCCTCCAGCTGATCCTTTTGCTTCAGCCGGCAGCCCGGTAGCATCCAATCCTTTTGAACCAACTCCTGGAGTTTTTCAGTCTCAAAATCCATTTGGTGATCAAGTTGCTTCTGATGCAGGGTCATTTGAAAAGAATACACCTTCACAAAAGCTTCCTGTTAAATTGCCAATTGATATGGGTTCATTTAAGAAAAACCTGGAAGGCATCTCTGGCATCACAAGAGGTTTCCTCAAAAATCTGACTAAAGGCAAAAGTCTTATTGAGCGGATGGAAGACATGCGGGGGGAAGTGGATATTGCAGAGTCTTTAAGAGACACTGCCGAATCAAAACCGGAAATTACTTCGAGTGCTTCCCCATTTGATGCTAATCCCTTTGAATCCTCGGAAAATAATGTTGATTCTAGTCCGTTCTCTTCTCCTTTTGCTGAGAACGAAAAGGTTGTTGAGGAAAATGCCAAAGTATCCGTGGATCCTTTCATAGAAAATAAAGATGATGGGACAGTTAGTTCTATACGCCAGGTAACTCCTATTGAGAATCCAATTATGGAAATGAAAGAGGAATATCTACTTGATAGTGATGATTTTGGTAATGATGATTCAATTGGTGCATTTACAATGGCTTCTTTTCCTGATAATATGCCAAAATCTGATAAGCGATTTATATTGGAACATAATCAAGATTCATTATCTGAAGAAACAGAACCTGAAGTTGAAGCTTGTATTGAAAATGAAGTTTCAGATGTGTCTGAAAGTATGAGTGTACAGGAAAAGACGTCTTCCACATCAGGTATGGAACTCTCAAAAAAGGTGTTCACCAAAGAGTTGAAGGAGATAAAGTCAACTACTGATAAGAAGTTTGAAAATCTTGAAGGTGACCTTGGTGGACTGAAAACGAGTCTGAATGATATGAACCTTCAATTCTCCTCTATGCATTCTGAAGTTGAAGATTTTTCAAACCGAATCTCAGAGATTACTGAATCTGTAGCTTCCGCTGTAAATTCAAGTGAAAATATTCTCTCCCAAACCAATTCCCGTTTTGATCTTGTTGACGGTAAAGTTTCACAGGTTGAAACCAGGATTTCTGAATTTGATTCTTCAATCGGTATGTTGAATTCTGATACTGCTTCAATGAAAACTAATATGTCACAAATAGAAGAGAACATATCTGAACTTGTTGGTTCTTATATGGCCCTTCTTGCTCAGTTGCATGAGTCATTGCAGGAGAACGAATCAAAATTTGCGATCCTGACTGAATTGTCATCTAAGATCGATTCATTTGGACCAAGAGTTGAGCTTATCGAAAAGATGCAGGAAGAATCAAGATCTACATCAAAAGAATTTTCACGTTCGATATCATCAATGGTTGATAATCTTGGAAAGGTATCTTCAGAGTTCCAGGAATTCAGGGAAGAATCCGAGCAGAAAAATACTGCTGTTCTGGAAAAGATCGATTCACTCACAGAATATATGGAAAGTGAATTAAAGAAACTTGGTGCAAGAAGTTATAAGGGATTCGGACAGAATGTTCACCTTTCCAATATCGTTAAAAATTCCAGTAACATGAAGCTCTGTATGGAGTGGCTTGAGTTTTTGATGGAACTTGTTGGTCGCAACAACCTTCCTGATATATTGTCGTATTATGAAGAGCTTGGCTGGATCACTGAGAAAGTAAGGATGGAGCTTCTTCATTATGCCGAAGGTATCGATTTCTATATGGAGAAACCTGACTGGAAGCTCACTCCCGATGACCATGTAAAATCTATCTGGTTCATCGAAAGCCTTGCAGGTATGAAAGTTGATAAGAACAGACTTTCTGTAATAGAAAGGGATATCGAGAAAGTTAAGAAAGGTTCTGAGATATACGGAATATAA
- the thiI gene encoding tRNA uracil 4-sulfurtransferase ThiI has protein sequence MENIIIVRYGELALKSTGVRNWYEKTLVRNISAMLDHRGIPYSGITREWGRIFVKSDDVMAAKAAADVFGVVSTSFAQVTDATIKAAGILCAEIADGYISEGQSFAIRSRRTGNHSFSSRDIGMKCGDAVWQMLESKGFTPSVDLTNPDREIFVEMRQSKSYVFTETVEGVGGLPLGTQGKMISLVSGGIDSPVATWLMMKRGIEVIPVYCNNTPFNDDRAHNRTMDCLKALQEWCPGHPFKVYEVPHGANLQSFIDNCSKNKTCLLCKRTMYRIALKIMKKEDAAGIITGSSIGQVASQTTSNMYAELYGLCVPLYHPLIAFDKNEIIDIARKIGTYDISIREAGGCGAVPVHPEVKAAMDSMIVEEAKIPIENLVDASVENARISRIGNE, from the coding sequence ATGGAAAACATTATCATTGTAAGATATGGCGAACTTGCATTAAAGAGCACAGGTGTTCGTAACTGGTATGAGAAAACCCTTGTAAGGAACATATCTGCGATGCTGGATCATCGTGGCATTCCTTATTCCGGTATTACCCGTGAATGGGGCAGGATATTCGTTAAAAGTGATGATGTAATGGCTGCAAAAGCAGCAGCAGATGTTTTCGGAGTTGTTTCCACATCATTTGCGCAGGTAACTGATGCTACCATAAAAGCAGCAGGGATTTTATGTGCAGAGATTGCCGACGGTTATATCTCAGAAGGGCAGTCCTTTGCAATAAGGTCAAGACGCACAGGCAATCACTCATTCTCATCACGTGATATTGGGATGAAATGTGGGGATGCTGTCTGGCAGATGCTTGAATCAAAAGGATTCACGCCTTCCGTTGATCTCACAAATCCGGACAGGGAAATATTTGTGGAAATGCGTCAGAGCAAGTCTTATGTATTCACAGAGACTGTGGAAGGTGTCGGGGGTCTGCCACTGGGTACCCAGGGAAAGATGATCTCACTTGTATCTGGTGGTATCGATTCACCTGTGGCTACATGGCTGATGATGAAACGTGGGATCGAGGTAATTCCGGTTTACTGTAATAACACTCCTTTCAATGACGATCGTGCACATAACCGTACAATGGATTGTCTCAAAGCTCTTCAGGAATGGTGCCCTGGTCATCCGTTCAAGGTATATGAAGTCCCTCATGGTGCGAATCTTCAGTCTTTCATAGATAATTGTTCCAAGAACAAGACATGTCTGTTGTGTAAACGTACAATGTACAGGATTGCCTTGAAGATCATGAAAAAGGAAGATGCAGCAGGAATTATTACCGGGTCATCTATAGGTCAGGTTGCCTCGCAGACGACTTCCAATATGTATGCCGAACTTTACGGACTTTGTGTCCCTCTGTATCATCCATTGATAGCTTTTGATAAGAATGAGATAATTGACATCGCCAGAAAAATAGGGACTTATGACATCTCTATTCGCGAAGCAGGTGGATGTGGAGCTGTACCTGTACATCCTGAAGTGAAAGCAGCAATGGATTCAATGATTGTTGAGGAAGCTAAGATTCCTATAGAAAATCTTGTGGATGCTTCTGTAGAAAATGCCCGTATATCCAGGATTGGTAACGAGTAG
- a CDS encoding acylphosphatase, translating into MSDETNSENLSAATILVKLRSPKGDFHEYASKIASQRSLKGYSQDISDGLYKVVVEGEKSSIQALIGYMEMNKTFDKSDTVAVDDVIVSWSSYSSTYSDFSVKE; encoded by the coding sequence ATGTCAGATGAGACAAACTCTGAAAACTTATCCGCTGCAACGATTCTGGTAAAGCTCAGAAGCCCAAAAGGTGATTTTCATGAATATGCATCCAAAATTGCCAGCCAACGATCTTTAAAAGGTTATTCTCAGGATATATCTGATGGCCTGTACAAGGTAGTTGTAGAGGGGGAAAAATCTTCTATACAGGCACTGATAGGGTATATGGAAATGAACAAGACATTTGATAAATCAGATACTGTAGCAGTCGATGATGTTATTGTTTCCTGGTCATCTTATTCTTCAACTTATTCTGACTTTAGCGTCAAGGAATAA
- a CDS encoding acylphosphatase, with amino-acid sequence MQDNLSNAEDISSAIIVVTGRVQGVYFRRFTVDNAQKLGLVGFARNLPDGRVEVFAEGKTTSIQKLIDFLHIGPALANVEDVSVEWSEPAGECTDFSIKR; translated from the coding sequence ATGCAGGATAACTTGTCCAACGCAGAGGATATTTCCTCTGCAATAATAGTTGTTACGGGAAGAGTTCAGGGAGTTTATTTCCGCAGGTTCACTGTGGACAACGCACAAAAACTCGGGCTTGTCGGGTTTGCCAGGAACCTGCCTGATGGAAGGGTTGAGGTCTTTGCAGAAGGTAAAACAACCTCTATTCAGAAACTAATTGATTTTCTTCACATAGGTCCGGCTCTTGCAAATGTGGAGGATGTTAGTGTTGAGTGGTCAGAACCTGCAGGCGAGTGTACTGATTTCTCAATAAAGCGCTAG
- a CDS encoding threonine--tRNA ligase, whose translation MQLLLIHSDYIEYEVKKSTPVAEKIEDSFKQGRLEEALTAFIAVEKVDEANVEGAISKAVEEIKSVATQVKAENIMVYPYAHLSSDLSSPKAGVAVLKGIEAALSDDYTVKRAPFGWYKAFKISCKGHPLSELSRSIVPDESTGAESSACGEVVKEEVVSEALKAESTAKSYWHVLTPDGGLHDAATFDFTGHDNLGKFVDYEISKKRAVEKAPPHVELMRRLELADYEPGSDSGNMRYYPKGRLMKSLLENYVLEETSKVGAMEVETPLMYDMNHPTLKKYLDRFPARQYSIESDKRQMFLRFAACFGQFLMNHDMTISYKNLPLKMVEMTRYSFRKEQRGELVGLRRLRAFTMPDMHSLCADMEGAIDQFGKQYNMCIAVLDKIGIKVDDFEVAIRFTRDFYNENKDFITQLAKTVDKPVLVEMWDTRFFYFVLKFEFNFVDALAKASALSTVQIDVENAERYDINYIDSDGSANRPVILHCSPSGAIERCIYGLLEKEAMKAEEGGVPMLPLWLSPTQVRVLPIADKHMDYAMQVADKLNCRVDIDDREDTVGKKIREAGREWIPYVVVVGDSEVESGTVNVTIRAESEPKKPMKVEMTLEELNARIAAETEGMPYKGLCLSKMLSQRPKFL comes from the coding sequence ATGCAGTTATTACTCATTCATTCTGATTATATTGAATATGAAGTGAAAAAGAGCACTCCTGTTGCTGAAAAAATCGAAGATTCCTTTAAACAGGGAAGACTTGAGGAGGCTCTTACAGCTTTCATAGCAGTTGAAAAGGTCGACGAGGCAAATGTGGAAGGTGCCATCTCCAAAGCTGTGGAAGAGATTAAGAGTGTAGCTACACAGGTGAAGGCTGAGAATATTATGGTTTACCCGTATGCTCATCTCAGTTCAGACCTTTCTTCTCCAAAAGCAGGCGTTGCGGTTCTTAAAGGTATCGAAGCTGCACTTTCAGATGATTATACTGTAAAGAGGGCACCATTTGGCTGGTACAAGGCATTCAAGATCAGCTGTAAAGGACATCCACTTTCCGAGCTGTCACGTTCTATTGTTCCAGATGAATCAACTGGTGCAGAGTCTTCAGCCTGCGGTGAAGTGGTAAAGGAGGAAGTTGTCTCTGAAGCACTCAAAGCAGAAAGCACTGCCAAATCTTACTGGCATGTCCTCACACCAGATGGTGGGCTTCATGATGCAGCAACCTTTGATTTCACAGGTCATGATAATCTTGGAAAGTTTGTGGACTATGAGATTTCCAAGAAGAGGGCTGTTGAAAAGGCTCCACCACACGTAGAGCTCATGCGCAGGCTGGAACTGGCAGACTATGAGCCAGGGTCAGATTCCGGTAACATGCGTTACTATCCAAAAGGACGCCTTATGAAATCACTCCTTGAGAACTATGTACTCGAAGAAACTTCAAAGGTTGGTGCAATGGAGGTAGAAACACCTCTGATGTACGATATGAATCACCCAACCCTGAAGAAATATCTTGACAGGTTCCCTGCACGTCAGTATTCAATTGAATCTGACAAGAGGCAGATGTTTTTGAGATTCGCCGCATGTTTCGGTCAGTTCCTTATGAACCACGACATGACCATTTCCTACAAGAACCTGCCACTTAAGATGGTCGAGATGACCAGGTACAGTTTCAGGAAGGAACAGCGTGGTGAACTCGTAGGTCTTAGAAGGCTCAGGGCTTTCACAATGCCAGATATGCACAGTCTTTGTGCCGATATGGAAGGTGCAATAGACCAGTTCGGCAAGCAGTACAACATGTGTATCGCTGTACTTGACAAGATAGGCATCAAGGTAGATGACTTCGAGGTTGCTATCAGGTTTACCAGGGATTTCTATAATGAGAACAAGGATTTCATCACACAACTCGCAAAGACCGTGGACAAACCGGTACTTGTTGAGATGTGGGACACCCGTTTCTTCTATTTCGTGCTTAAGTTCGAGTTCAACTTCGTTGATGCTCTTGCAAAGGCAAGTGCACTCTCAACCGTACAGATAGATGTTGAGAATGCTGAAAGGTATGACATTAATTACATCGACTCAGATGGAAGTGCCAACAGGCCGGTAATTCTTCACTGCTCACCAAGCGGTGCAATAGAGCGCTGTATCTATGGTCTTCTTGAGAAAGAGGCTATGAAGGCTGAAGAAGGTGGAGTTCCAATGCTTCCACTCTGGCTCTCCCCAACTCAGGTAAGAGTTCTCCCAATAGCTGACAAACATATGGATTATGCCATGCAGGTTGCCGATAAACTTAACTGCCGTGTTGATATCGATGACAGAGAAGATACAGTCGGTAAGAAGATACGTGAGGCAGGCCGCGAATGGATCCCATACGTTGTTGTTGTCGGTGACAGCGAAGTTGAGAGCGGAACTGTTAATGTGACCATTCGTGCAGAATCAGAGCCAAAGAAGCCGATGAAGGTTGAAATGACTCTAGAAGAGCTCAATGCAAGGATTGCCGCAGAAACTGAAGGCATGCCATACAAGGGCCTTTGCCTTTCAAAGATGCTTTCACAGAGGCCAAAATTCTTATAA
- a CDS encoding AI-2E family transporter, with amino-acid sequence MVNNEDGISRIIAAKWKIASFVVVLLLFLLFCYILFPLADGIVLGLVFAYIARPIFMKLRRFRRVGALIATLCIVVPVIFIIGSGMVEIFRQIVWVFENQSYVMNTSLDILRSIDIPARYSNDVQQMVWDLSTSILPLLGRIGLISYARNLMMFSINLFLAIFLCYFLLADGDGLYRAVYKVVPSRHEQDFECFALHLDVILQGIFVGNASAALIVSVLSLIVFYAFGLTHILALSALIFVASVIPMFAGYMVLLMLSVYRYMQQGLESAAVFFIVSSIVIYAPPELVLRPYLASIKSQIHPFLILLAFLGGGFVGGVAGFFLAPIVLGAVIAAYRVYVNDNTAICSQMNMSICKDDAESKGVNE; translated from the coding sequence ATGGTTAATAACGAAGATGGAATTTCCCGTATTATTGCTGCAAAATGGAAAATAGCTTCCTTCGTAGTAGTTTTGCTTCTTTTTCTCCTGTTTTGCTATATACTATTTCCTCTTGCCGATGGTATTGTGCTTGGTCTTGTATTTGCCTATATAGCACGTCCGATCTTCATGAAACTCAGACGTTTCAGACGGGTAGGTGCTCTCATAGCAACACTATGTATCGTCGTTCCTGTAATATTCATTATTGGATCCGGTATGGTGGAGATATTTCGCCAGATCGTATGGGTATTTGAGAACCAGTCTTATGTAATGAACACAAGTCTTGACATTTTAAGATCCATCGATATCCCCGCCAGATATAGTAATGATGTGCAGCAAATGGTGTGGGACCTCTCCACATCTATCCTTCCATTACTTGGTAGAATAGGACTCATTTCCTATGCCCGTAACCTGATGATGTTCAGTATCAATCTTTTCCTGGCCATATTCCTGTGCTATTTCCTGCTGGCAGATGGCGATGGACTCTACAGGGCCGTATATAAGGTAGTTCCTTCCAGACATGAACAAGATTTTGAATGTTTTGCGTTGCATCTTGATGTGATACTGCAGGGAATTTTTGTAGGAAACGCTTCAGCAGCATTAATTGTCAGTGTCCTGTCTTTGATTGTGTTCTATGCATTTGGTTTAACTCATATACTGGCGCTTTCAGCGCTTATATTCGTGGCATCGGTAATTCCGATGTTTGCGGGTTATATGGTTCTACTTATGCTATCTGTTTATCGATATATGCAACAGGGACTTGAAAGTGCTGCCGTGTTCTTTATTGTTTCATCCATTGTGATTTATGCACCACCAGAACTTGTCCTGCGTCCATATCTTGCAAGTATAAAATCCCAGATCCATCCTTTCCTTATTCTTCTGGCTTTCCTGGGTGGTGGTTTTGTAGGAGGCGTTGCAGGTTTCTTCCTGGCTCCTATAGTACTTGGTGCAGTCATTGCAGCATACCGGGTGTATGTAAATGACAATACTGCTATCTGCTCACAGATGAACATGTCAATCTGCAAGGATGATGCTGAATCCAAAGGCGTAAATGAATAG